The proteins below are encoded in one region of Clostridium estertheticum:
- a CDS encoding DUF3892 domain-containing protein yields MKIVKVRKNADGDITNVLTSAGEELDASKAVALAKVGTVESVIVGKNKNGNDVIKSSPNSTTEDNLDNLPTF; encoded by the coding sequence ATGAAGATAGTTAAGGTTAGAAAAAATGCAGATGGAGATATTACAAATGTATTAACTAGTGCTGGTGAAGAATTGGATGCGAGCAAAGCGGTAGCTTTAGCAAAGGTAGGGACAGTAGAGTCAGTAATCGTTGGTAAAAATAAAAATGGAAATGATGTTATAAAGTCATCACCAAATAGTACTACAGAAGATAATTTAGATAATCTACCAACTTTCTAA